A stretch of DNA from Leptolyngbya sp. SIO1E4:
AGTCACCCTAGAACCACAATTCTCAGGGCCACAGGAAGCCACAGGGGACATGATGACTCATGGGCTATTAACCGATCCATTTTTACAAAACCCTACTGAGACCTCCGTCCAGGTTGTTTGGTTTACTGAGTTTGAAGGACGCGATCACACCGTCATTTACGGAACGCAACCGGCCCAGTCCTTACAAGAGAGAGACATTCGCCAAGTTTTTGCAACCAATCGCCCACTCACTCGCTTGCGAGAAGATCAAGCCTCTCAGCTCGTGGATGGCAGAAGCTTTGAAGCCCCGACCTCAAGGCCCATATGGCGCCATGAAGCAGAAATCACGGAGCTGACTCCGGGGCAACGGGTGCCTTATCAAGTTAAAAGCCTGCGAGAAGACGGCACCATTTTGGCAAGCGAAACCTTCTCCTTGACAGCGGCCCCGCCAACTGGGCAACCCCTCAAAATCCTGCTGACCTCCGATCACCAGCAAAAACCCATGACGGCTGCTAACTTGCAAAAAGTGGCAGAAACGGTCGGTGCCGTCGATGCAGTTTTCATGGCAGGAGATTTAGTCAATGTCCCCGATCGCGCCTCTGAGTGGTTTGATGATGCCCTGGGTGGTGCTTTTTTCCCGACCCTTCAAGGTCGGGCTGATTTTTCCTTAGAAGCAGGCGGACAAACAACTCGCTACCAGGGGGGGCAGCTCATTCAACAGGCACCTTTGTTTCCCGCGATCGGAAATCATGAAGTCATGGGTCGGTTCTCTGAGGTCACTCCCTTGAACGATCAATTCAACGATCCTGTACCGCGTAGCGCCGCTGTAAAACTCTACCAAACGAATCCAGAGGTCTTTAATCCCGGTGGCGATCCGGAGCAGCGGCGACGGTGGATCATTGATCATTCCTACAACACCGATACTTACGACCAAATTTTCAGCTTGCCCAGGAGCCCAGTCCCGAATCCAGAACGGGCCGAAGAAACCAGTCGATACTACGCCACCACCTTTGGCGATGTTCGGCTGATATCGCTGTTTGTCACCAATATTTGGCGGCACCCAGGCATCGCTGAAAATGTGAAAGGCCGATATCGAGAACGGAAAGCAGACCTGAGCAATCCGGGAGCGTGGGGGCATGGCCAACATATTTTTGAACCGAT
This window harbors:
- a CDS encoding metallophosphoesterase family protein; the encoded protein is MRRREDLTLGISGIVLVLVALLVVTLEPQFSGPQEATGDMMTHGLLTDPFLQNPTETSVQVVWFTEFEGRDHTVIYGTQPAQSLQERDIRQVFATNRPLTRLREDQASQLVDGRSFEAPTSRPIWRHEAEITELTPGQRVPYQVKSLREDGTILASETFSLTAAPPTGQPLKILLTSDHQQKPMTAANLQKVAETVGAVDAVFMAGDLVNVPDRASEWFDDALGGAFFPTLQGRADFSLEAGGQTTRYQGGQLIQQAPLFPAIGNHEVMGRFSEVTPLNDQFNDPVPRSAAVKLYQTNPEVFNPGGDPEQRRRWIIDHSYNTDTYDQIFSLPRSPVPNPERAEETSRYYATTFGDVRLISLFVTNIWRHPGIAENVKGRYRERKADLSNPGAWGHGQHIFEPISQGSFQYQWLQQELNSEAFTQAKYKVVMLHHPAHSLGDNVIPPFTDPVPIYDRNSDGSLRAIRYEYPIQEDYIIRDLMPLLEAAGVDLVLYGHSHIWNRFVGPTGIHFLETSNVGNTYGAYWQENSRQLPPAEPTKDLDKYQQAYYIPQGDPNGLDPIVPTIAPLEDDNGTPLPYIASNEITAFSILDTETGTVSSYYFDTRDPDSEVVRFDEFTLEQPG